In Antennarius striatus isolate MH-2024 chromosome 8, ASM4005453v1, whole genome shotgun sequence, a single window of DNA contains:
- the LOC137600375 gene encoding calcineurin subunit B type 1-like encodes MGNEASYALDMCSHFDADEIKRLGKRFKKLDLDNSGSLSVEEFMSLPELQQNPLVQRVIDIFDTDGNGEVDFKEFIEGVSQFSVKGDKEQKLRFAFRIYDMDKDGYISNGELFQVLKMMVGNNLKDTQLQQIVDKTIINADKDGDGRISFEEFCAVVGGLDIHKKMVVDV; translated from the exons ATG GGAAACGAAGCCAGCTACGCTCTGGACATGTGTTCACACT TTGACGCTGATGAGATTAAGAGGCTAGGAAAGAGGTTTAAGAAGCTGGACCTGGATAACTCCGGCTCGCTGAGCGTGGAGGAGTTCATGTCCTTACCGGAGCTCCAGCAGAACCCCCTGGTGCAGCGGGTCATCGACATCTTCGACACCGACGGCAACGGGGAGGTGGACTTCAAAG AGTTCATCGAGGGCGTCTCTCAGTTCAGCGTTAAAGGAGACAAGGAGCAGAAGCTGCGCT TCGCCTTCAGGATCTACGACATGGACAAGGACGGCTACATCTCCAACGGCGAGCTGTTCCAGGTGCTGAAGATGATGGTGGGCAACAACCTGAAGGACACGCAGCTGCAGCAGATCGTCGACAAGACCATCATCAACGCCGACAAGGACGGCGACGGCAGGATATCGTTCGAGGAGTTCTGCGCT GTCGTCGGCGGACTAGACATTCACAAAAAGATGGTGGTGGACGTCTGA
- the etaa1a gene encoding ewing's tumor-associated antigen 1 isoform X1, with the protein MNPPSGLTGKANRLSRASRLSQKADPPHTEPAVSSPDFKTPTRVLRSRSGPGSSGESPCNDSDVQQDIIWDATSPSPSRHGKQGKKQRGGAVDISEIVKRIAPKHGRPEVAEPTLQQWIGDSATIPCTPDVQVLKPKRKSPRPNRVDDLLKLARQFDLNMFHRDEEEEEEEEERRSPDLLSEHFVDFETDCRPDGKVAVQTDAPTDQPQTDELELLFDGPTQHVIGGLSPALSEVKPTSGEQSGVVTATRKDEFEDEFDDDWDNDDLLNDSLVLEMTQNPLNFIAPKYCSTQNPSNERRPPSPAKVPVGGGLGQSGASKVDKDKKRQRATFKLESHPNFSLKGLWTNSDGPEPRYTQPSRDSSPKTVSVGASNSMKSDCRTKRNPTLPGPQRFPPADPYLPDEDLQAFLSSDPVWDDPADDDLFREMCDDLENRIQSAGNTSTQQNALPPANQKPPPPRVGPWASGRPETFSGSTCEQGNTVKKQFTFKKPNDPVTTATSKGGGRCSAAEIELKKQQAMERRRQRLQAAQNPPAPT; encoded by the exons ATGAACCCTCCGTCCGGTCTGACAGGCAAAGCGAACCGGCTGAGCAGAGCCTCCAGGCTGTCCCAGAAGGcggaccccccccacaccgaGCCGGCGG TTTCTTCTCCAGATTTTAAGACCCCGACCAGAGTCTTGAGGTCCAGATCAGGGCCCGGTTCCAGCGGAGAGTCTCCCTGCAACGACTCCGACGTCCAACAGGACATCATCTGGGACGCCACCTCGCCCTCGCCCAGCAGACACG GGAAACAAGGGAAGAAGCAGCGTGGAGGCGCGGTGGACATCTCAGAGATCGTTAAAAGGATCGCCCCCAAG CACGGCAGACCGGAGGTCGCGGAGCCGACGCTACAGCAGTGGATCGGAGACAGCGCCACCATCCCCTGCACGCCGGATGTTCAAGTCCTCAAACCCAAGAGGAAATCCCCAAG GCCCAACAGAGTGGACGACCTGCTGAAACTGGCCCGACAGTTCGACTTGAACATGTTTCAtcgagatgaagaagaagaggaggaggaggaggagcggaggAGTCCGGACCTTCTGTCAGAACACTTTGTGGATTTTGAGACGGATTGTCGGCCAGACGGGAAGGTGGCGGTCCAGACGGACGCACCGACGGATCAACCCCAGACGGACGAGCTGGAGCTCCTGTTCGATGGTCCGACTCAACACGTGATTGGAGGTTTAAGTCCGGCGTTGTCAGAAGTCAAACCCACCTCGGGGGAACAGTCAGGTGTCGTCACGGCAACCAGGAAGGACGAGTTTGAGGACGAGTTTGATGATGACTGGGACAATGACGACTTGCTCAACGACTCGTTGGTGTTGGAGATGACGCAAAACCCACTGAACTTCATCGCCCCAAAATACTGTTCCACCCAGAACCCATCCAACGAGAGGAGACCCCCAAGTCCAGCGAAGGTTCCTGTTGGTGGAGGGCTCGGCCAATCAGGTGCCTCTAAAGTggacaaagacaagaagagacagagagcgaCCTTTAAACTGGAGTCCCATCCCAATTTCTCCTTGAAAGGACTCTGGACAAACTCTGACGGACCAGAACCTCGATACACTCAGCCGAGCCGGGATTCGTCCCCCAAGACCGTTTCAGTCGGGGCGTCAAATTCCATGAAGTCGGACTGCAGAACTAAACGGAACCCCACCCTTCCTGGACCCCAAAGGTTCCCACCCGCCGACCCCTACCTCCCGGACGAGGACCTGCAGGCCTTCCTCTCGTCAGACCCGGTTTGGGACGACCCGGCGGATGATGACCTGTTCCGCGAGATGTGTGACGACCTGGAGAACCGGATCCAGAGCGCTGGGAACACTAGTACCCAACAGAACGCTCTgccaccagccaatcagaaacctcCTCCCCCTAGGGTTGGACCCTGGGCTTCAGGACGACCGGAGACCTTCAGCGGTTCGACGTGTGAGCAGGGCAACACCGTGAAAAAACAGTTCACCTTCAAGAAGCCGAACGACCCGGTTACCACGGCAACCAGCAAAG GTGGGGGCAGATGTTCGGCGGCGGAGATAGAGCTGAAGAAGCAGCAGGCGATGGAGAGACGACGCCAGCGACTGCAGGCCGCCCAAAACCCGCCGGCCCCCACCTGA
- the etaa1a gene encoding ewing's tumor-associated antigen 1 isoform X2 yields the protein MNPPSGLTGKANRLSRASRLSQKADPPHTEPADFKTPTRVLRSRSGPGSSGESPCNDSDVQQDIIWDATSPSPSRHGKQGKKQRGGAVDISEIVKRIAPKHGRPEVAEPTLQQWIGDSATIPCTPDVQVLKPKRKSPRPNRVDDLLKLARQFDLNMFHRDEEEEEEEEERRSPDLLSEHFVDFETDCRPDGKVAVQTDAPTDQPQTDELELLFDGPTQHVIGGLSPALSEVKPTSGEQSGVVTATRKDEFEDEFDDDWDNDDLLNDSLVLEMTQNPLNFIAPKYCSTQNPSNERRPPSPAKVPVGGGLGQSGASKVDKDKKRQRATFKLESHPNFSLKGLWTNSDGPEPRYTQPSRDSSPKTVSVGASNSMKSDCRTKRNPTLPGPQRFPPADPYLPDEDLQAFLSSDPVWDDPADDDLFREMCDDLENRIQSAGNTSTQQNALPPANQKPPPPRVGPWASGRPETFSGSTCEQGNTVKKQFTFKKPNDPVTTATSKGGGRCSAAEIELKKQQAMERRRQRLQAAQNPPAPT from the exons ATGAACCCTCCGTCCGGTCTGACAGGCAAAGCGAACCGGCTGAGCAGAGCCTCCAGGCTGTCCCAGAAGGcggaccccccccacaccgaGCCGGCGG ATTTTAAGACCCCGACCAGAGTCTTGAGGTCCAGATCAGGGCCCGGTTCCAGCGGAGAGTCTCCCTGCAACGACTCCGACGTCCAACAGGACATCATCTGGGACGCCACCTCGCCCTCGCCCAGCAGACACG GGAAACAAGGGAAGAAGCAGCGTGGAGGCGCGGTGGACATCTCAGAGATCGTTAAAAGGATCGCCCCCAAG CACGGCAGACCGGAGGTCGCGGAGCCGACGCTACAGCAGTGGATCGGAGACAGCGCCACCATCCCCTGCACGCCGGATGTTCAAGTCCTCAAACCCAAGAGGAAATCCCCAAG GCCCAACAGAGTGGACGACCTGCTGAAACTGGCCCGACAGTTCGACTTGAACATGTTTCAtcgagatgaagaagaagaggaggaggaggaggagcggaggAGTCCGGACCTTCTGTCAGAACACTTTGTGGATTTTGAGACGGATTGTCGGCCAGACGGGAAGGTGGCGGTCCAGACGGACGCACCGACGGATCAACCCCAGACGGACGAGCTGGAGCTCCTGTTCGATGGTCCGACTCAACACGTGATTGGAGGTTTAAGTCCGGCGTTGTCAGAAGTCAAACCCACCTCGGGGGAACAGTCAGGTGTCGTCACGGCAACCAGGAAGGACGAGTTTGAGGACGAGTTTGATGATGACTGGGACAATGACGACTTGCTCAACGACTCGTTGGTGTTGGAGATGACGCAAAACCCACTGAACTTCATCGCCCCAAAATACTGTTCCACCCAGAACCCATCCAACGAGAGGAGACCCCCAAGTCCAGCGAAGGTTCCTGTTGGTGGAGGGCTCGGCCAATCAGGTGCCTCTAAAGTggacaaagacaagaagagacagagagcgaCCTTTAAACTGGAGTCCCATCCCAATTTCTCCTTGAAAGGACTCTGGACAAACTCTGACGGACCAGAACCTCGATACACTCAGCCGAGCCGGGATTCGTCCCCCAAGACCGTTTCAGTCGGGGCGTCAAATTCCATGAAGTCGGACTGCAGAACTAAACGGAACCCCACCCTTCCTGGACCCCAAAGGTTCCCACCCGCCGACCCCTACCTCCCGGACGAGGACCTGCAGGCCTTCCTCTCGTCAGACCCGGTTTGGGACGACCCGGCGGATGATGACCTGTTCCGCGAGATGTGTGACGACCTGGAGAACCGGATCCAGAGCGCTGGGAACACTAGTACCCAACAGAACGCTCTgccaccagccaatcagaaacctcCTCCCCCTAGGGTTGGACCCTGGGCTTCAGGACGACCGGAGACCTTCAGCGGTTCGACGTGTGAGCAGGGCAACACCGTGAAAAAACAGTTCACCTTCAAGAAGCCGAACGACCCGGTTACCACGGCAACCAGCAAAG GTGGGGGCAGATGTTCGGCGGCGGAGATAGAGCTGAAGAAGCAGCAGGCGATGGAGAGACGACGCCAGCGACTGCAGGCCGCCCAAAACCCGCCGGCCCCCACCTGA